Proteins found in one Neodiprion lecontei isolate iyNeoLeco1 chromosome 6, iyNeoLeco1.1, whole genome shotgun sequence genomic segment:
- the LOC107219152 gene encoding echinoderm microtubule-associated protein-like 2 isoform X2 produces MRVNGDEDADNVYQEMDEMLECETGSLIGRVADLERQSLAQRDEIVCLRATLADALRRIAQLEGRERREDDRIERRLERGLSSPIRNGHVPQRNSQATGSQKDLRLRQSSVASYRHSSGSSQDVRDAAASPRRPVSYTPPSQLPQRRSVHYQSTGSLHSDSPSSSSVSPVPSPSPRATPLPVARSPTTKTNGPPQSSLRRAKRWSSTGDFTHSPQSPAGVAAQLGGSRLSTSTKSLFNLFKPSVLSNVKHGTRGMQYNEDEGTITMHLRGRPILLFPPTPFMESYDLHKVSTPPQSKLKLDWVYGYRGKDCRSNLHLLPTGEIVYFVAAVVVLYNPEEHSQRHYIGHTDDVKCIAIHPNKLLIATGQVAGTDRRDALPHIRIWNSVSLTTNHIIGTGEFDGAICCLSFSKADGGNLLCAIDETSDHNISIWDWQKGDRGMKLTETKCSVDTVVCAEWHPLERNQIVTCGKSHISFWSLDNGGMLYKRMGVFENRDKPKYVTCVAFNQNGDVLTGDSNGNIIVWARGTNTISRLVRNLHDGSIFSMCVLKDGTVVTGGGKDGRILHYDASLSLTGEEAQIEGHFGGIRTVSEGRGSQLLVGTTRNCILVGDLEMGFNPAVLGHTDEVWGLAAHPTLPQFATAGHDRLLQMWDSLSHSVVWSKDIGEQAQSVCFSPDGTVMIVGCTSGKCLAIDSETRELYTHHSDGSEPLQVVRFSPDGSSLAIGSRDNSIYIYQVNDDATKYSRVGRCMQKRTRGITGHSSFITHLDWSVDSQYLRSNSGDYELLYWNPGICRQIPKSSVLRDVDWATHSCIISFETIGVWPESADGTDINNCARSGDGKLLATGDDFGKVKLFSYPACQPKSLFHVYAGHSSHVTNVSFLQDDTRLVSTGGNDTSVLQWIVS; encoded by the exons ATGCGAGTGAACGGGGATGAGGACGCAGATAACGTTTATCAAGAAATGG ACGAGATGCTAGAATGTGAGACTGGCTCGCTGATAGGCAGAGTGGCTGATCTCGAAAGACAATCGCTGGCACAACGCGACGAGATCGTATGTCTAAGGGCAACATTGGCGGATGCTTTACGAAGAATCGCCCAACTCGAGGgtagagagagaagagaagatgACAGAATCGAGCGAAGGCTGGAACGCGGCTTGTCGTCGCCGATTAGAAACGGTCACGTGCCGCAAAGAA ATAGCCAGGCTACCGGCTCTCAGAAAGATCTTCGGCTAAGGCAATCTAGTGTCGCATCCTACAGGCATTCGAGTGGCTCCAGTCAGGATGTTAGGGACGCTGCTGCTAGTCCTCGAAGACCAGTTAGCTATACCCCTCCGTCGCAGCTCCCTCAAAG AAGATCTGTACATTATCAGTCAACGGGTTCGCTCCACTCGGACAGTCCAAGCAGTAGCAGCGTTTCACCTGTGCCTTCGCCAAGTCCGAGAGCGACGCCGTTGCCTGTTGCAAG ATCACCAACGACAAAAACAAACGGACCGCCACAGAGTAGCCTTCGACGTGCTAAAAGGTGGTCTTCGACAGGGGATTTTACGCATTCGCCACAATCGCCGGCCGGGGTCGCGGCGCAACTCGGTGGTTCCAG ATTATCAACATCGACCAAGTCACTATTCAATCTCTTCAAGCCTTCCGTGTTGAGCAACGTCAAACATGG CACGAGAGGCATGCAGTACAATGAGGACGAAGGAACGATCACGATGCATCTACGCGGGAGGCCGATACTCCTGTTTCCTCCAACGCCGTTCATGGAGTCCTACGACTTGCACAAGGTCTCCACGCCACCCCAAAGCAAGCTAAAATTGGACTGGGTTTACGGTTATAGAGGAAAGGACTGCAGGAGCAACTTGCACCTGTTGCCGACCGGTGAAATCGTCTATTTCGTAGCGGCGGTCGTGGTCTTGTACAACCCTGAGGAACACAGCCAAAGGCACTACATCGGTCACACCGACGATGTCAAATG CATAGCGATACACCCGAACAAGTTGTTAATAGCGACTGGCCAAGTGGCGGGAACTGACAGAAGAGATGCCCTT CCGCATATCAGGATATGGAACTCTGTGAGCTTGACGACGAATCATATCATTGGTACAGGAGAATTTGACGGGGCCATTTGCTGCCTGTCATTTTCAAAAGCAGACGGCGGTAATTTGCTATGCGCTATCGATGAGACGTCGGATCACAACATATCGATTTGGGACTGGCAGAAGGGTGATCGCGGCATGAAACTGACGGAGACAAAG TGTTCCGTTGACACGGTAGTTTGCGCCGAATGGCATCCGTTGGAGCGAAATCAAATAGTGACCTGCGGCAAGAGCCACATTTCGTTCTGGTCCCTCGACAACGGGGGTATGCTCTACAAGAGGATGGGGGTGTTTGAGAATCGGGACAAGCCTAAATACGTTACCTGTGTGGCCTTTAATCAAAATGGCGATGTTCTGACCGGAGATAGTAACGGAAACATCATCGTGTGGGCGAGAG GAACAAACACCATTTCTAGGCTGGTGAGAAATCTACACGACGGATCTATATTCTCGATGTGCGTATTAAAAGACGGAACCGTTGTCACCGGAGGTGGAAAAGACGGGAGGATATTGCATTACGACGCGTCTTTGAGTCTGACCGGAGAAGAGGCTCAG ATCGAAGGCCACTTTGGTGGGATAAGAACAGTTTCGGAAGGACGTGGGTCTCAATTGCTGGTTGGCACCACACGCAACTGCATCTTGGTTGGCGATTTGGAAATGGGTTTCAATCCAGCGGTCTTGGGACACACGGATGAGGTTTGGGGACTGGCTGCTCATCCCACCTTGCCACAATTTGCGACCGCCGGTCATGACCGGCTATTACAAATGTGGGACAGTCTGAGCCACTCCGTTGTGTGGAGCAAGGACATCGGG GAACAAGCACAGAGCGTGTGTTTCTCGCCAGACGGTACGGTGATGATCGTTGGTTGCACTTCTGGTAAATGTCTCGCAATCGATAGCGAAACAAGAGAATTATATACTCATCATTCCGACGGTTCTGAACCATTGCAA GTTGTGAGATTTTCGCCCGATGGATCGTCACTCGCGATCGGATCTAGAGACAACAGCATTTACATATATCAAGTGAACGATGACGCCACAAAGTACAGCCGCGTTGGAAGATGCATG CAAAAGAGGACTCGAGGAATTACA GGACACTCGAGTTTCATCACCCATCTCGATTGGTCGGTTGATAGTCAGTACTTGAGGAGTAACAGCGGGGATTACGAGTTGTTGTACT GGAATCCGGGTATTTGTCGGCAAATACCAAAATCGTCGGTGTTACGAGACGTCGATTGGGCGACGCACAGCTGCATCATTAGCTTCGAAACGATCGGCGTTTGGCCGGAAAGTGCGGACGGTACCGATATCAACAACTGCGCAAGAAGCGGGGATGGAAAATTGCTGGCAACCGGAGACGACTTTGGAAAAGTGAAACTTTTCTCTTATCCGGCCTGCCAACCAAAG TCTTTGTTCCACGTTTATGCCGGCCACTCGAGTCACGTGACAAACGTTTCATTTCTGCAAGATGACACGAGACTGGTTTCAACCGGTGGTAATGACACCAGCGTTTTGCAATGGATCGTGTCCTAA
- the LOC107219152 gene encoding echinoderm microtubule-associated protein-like 2 isoform X1, with amino-acid sequence MSTPDTMDTIDEAEQAWHEMLECETGSLIGRVADLERQSLAQRDEIVCLRATLADALRRIAQLEGRERREDDRIERRLERGLSSPIRNGHVPQRNSQATGSQKDLRLRQSSVASYRHSSGSSQDVRDAAASPRRPVSYTPPSQLPQRRSVHYQSTGSLHSDSPSSSSVSPVPSPSPRATPLPVARSPTTKTNGPPQSSLRRAKRWSSTGDFTHSPQSPAGVAAQLGGSRLSTSTKSLFNLFKPSVLSNVKHGTRGMQYNEDEGTITMHLRGRPILLFPPTPFMESYDLHKVSTPPQSKLKLDWVYGYRGKDCRSNLHLLPTGEIVYFVAAVVVLYNPEEHSQRHYIGHTDDVKCIAIHPNKLLIATGQVAGTDRRDALPHIRIWNSVSLTTNHIIGTGEFDGAICCLSFSKADGGNLLCAIDETSDHNISIWDWQKGDRGMKLTETKCSVDTVVCAEWHPLERNQIVTCGKSHISFWSLDNGGMLYKRMGVFENRDKPKYVTCVAFNQNGDVLTGDSNGNIIVWARGTNTISRLVRNLHDGSIFSMCVLKDGTVVTGGGKDGRILHYDASLSLTGEEAQIEGHFGGIRTVSEGRGSQLLVGTTRNCILVGDLEMGFNPAVLGHTDEVWGLAAHPTLPQFATAGHDRLLQMWDSLSHSVVWSKDIGEQAQSVCFSPDGTVMIVGCTSGKCLAIDSETRELYTHHSDGSEPLQVVRFSPDGSSLAIGSRDNSIYIYQVNDDATKYSRVGRCMQKRTRGITGHSSFITHLDWSVDSQYLRSNSGDYELLYWNPGICRQIPKSSVLRDVDWATHSCIISFETIGVWPESADGTDINNCARSGDGKLLATGDDFGKVKLFSYPACQPKSLFHVYAGHSSHVTNVSFLQDDTRLVSTGGNDTSVLQWIVS; translated from the exons ATGTCAACGCCGGACACGATGGACACTATAGACGAGGCTGAGCAGGCATGGC ACGAGATGCTAGAATGTGAGACTGGCTCGCTGATAGGCAGAGTGGCTGATCTCGAAAGACAATCGCTGGCACAACGCGACGAGATCGTATGTCTAAGGGCAACATTGGCGGATGCTTTACGAAGAATCGCCCAACTCGAGGgtagagagagaagagaagatgACAGAATCGAGCGAAGGCTGGAACGCGGCTTGTCGTCGCCGATTAGAAACGGTCACGTGCCGCAAAGAA ATAGCCAGGCTACCGGCTCTCAGAAAGATCTTCGGCTAAGGCAATCTAGTGTCGCATCCTACAGGCATTCGAGTGGCTCCAGTCAGGATGTTAGGGACGCTGCTGCTAGTCCTCGAAGACCAGTTAGCTATACCCCTCCGTCGCAGCTCCCTCAAAG AAGATCTGTACATTATCAGTCAACGGGTTCGCTCCACTCGGACAGTCCAAGCAGTAGCAGCGTTTCACCTGTGCCTTCGCCAAGTCCGAGAGCGACGCCGTTGCCTGTTGCAAG ATCACCAACGACAAAAACAAACGGACCGCCACAGAGTAGCCTTCGACGTGCTAAAAGGTGGTCTTCGACAGGGGATTTTACGCATTCGCCACAATCGCCGGCCGGGGTCGCGGCGCAACTCGGTGGTTCCAG ATTATCAACATCGACCAAGTCACTATTCAATCTCTTCAAGCCTTCCGTGTTGAGCAACGTCAAACATGG CACGAGAGGCATGCAGTACAATGAGGACGAAGGAACGATCACGATGCATCTACGCGGGAGGCCGATACTCCTGTTTCCTCCAACGCCGTTCATGGAGTCCTACGACTTGCACAAGGTCTCCACGCCACCCCAAAGCAAGCTAAAATTGGACTGGGTTTACGGTTATAGAGGAAAGGACTGCAGGAGCAACTTGCACCTGTTGCCGACCGGTGAAATCGTCTATTTCGTAGCGGCGGTCGTGGTCTTGTACAACCCTGAGGAACACAGCCAAAGGCACTACATCGGTCACACCGACGATGTCAAATG CATAGCGATACACCCGAACAAGTTGTTAATAGCGACTGGCCAAGTGGCGGGAACTGACAGAAGAGATGCCCTT CCGCATATCAGGATATGGAACTCTGTGAGCTTGACGACGAATCATATCATTGGTACAGGAGAATTTGACGGGGCCATTTGCTGCCTGTCATTTTCAAAAGCAGACGGCGGTAATTTGCTATGCGCTATCGATGAGACGTCGGATCACAACATATCGATTTGGGACTGGCAGAAGGGTGATCGCGGCATGAAACTGACGGAGACAAAG TGTTCCGTTGACACGGTAGTTTGCGCCGAATGGCATCCGTTGGAGCGAAATCAAATAGTGACCTGCGGCAAGAGCCACATTTCGTTCTGGTCCCTCGACAACGGGGGTATGCTCTACAAGAGGATGGGGGTGTTTGAGAATCGGGACAAGCCTAAATACGTTACCTGTGTGGCCTTTAATCAAAATGGCGATGTTCTGACCGGAGATAGTAACGGAAACATCATCGTGTGGGCGAGAG GAACAAACACCATTTCTAGGCTGGTGAGAAATCTACACGACGGATCTATATTCTCGATGTGCGTATTAAAAGACGGAACCGTTGTCACCGGAGGTGGAAAAGACGGGAGGATATTGCATTACGACGCGTCTTTGAGTCTGACCGGAGAAGAGGCTCAG ATCGAAGGCCACTTTGGTGGGATAAGAACAGTTTCGGAAGGACGTGGGTCTCAATTGCTGGTTGGCACCACACGCAACTGCATCTTGGTTGGCGATTTGGAAATGGGTTTCAATCCAGCGGTCTTGGGACACACGGATGAGGTTTGGGGACTGGCTGCTCATCCCACCTTGCCACAATTTGCGACCGCCGGTCATGACCGGCTATTACAAATGTGGGACAGTCTGAGCCACTCCGTTGTGTGGAGCAAGGACATCGGG GAACAAGCACAGAGCGTGTGTTTCTCGCCAGACGGTACGGTGATGATCGTTGGTTGCACTTCTGGTAAATGTCTCGCAATCGATAGCGAAACAAGAGAATTATATACTCATCATTCCGACGGTTCTGAACCATTGCAA GTTGTGAGATTTTCGCCCGATGGATCGTCACTCGCGATCGGATCTAGAGACAACAGCATTTACATATATCAAGTGAACGATGACGCCACAAAGTACAGCCGCGTTGGAAGATGCATG CAAAAGAGGACTCGAGGAATTACA GGACACTCGAGTTTCATCACCCATCTCGATTGGTCGGTTGATAGTCAGTACTTGAGGAGTAACAGCGGGGATTACGAGTTGTTGTACT GGAATCCGGGTATTTGTCGGCAAATACCAAAATCGTCGGTGTTACGAGACGTCGATTGGGCGACGCACAGCTGCATCATTAGCTTCGAAACGATCGGCGTTTGGCCGGAAAGTGCGGACGGTACCGATATCAACAACTGCGCAAGAAGCGGGGATGGAAAATTGCTGGCAACCGGAGACGACTTTGGAAAAGTGAAACTTTTCTCTTATCCGGCCTGCCAACCAAAG TCTTTGTTCCACGTTTATGCCGGCCACTCGAGTCACGTGACAAACGTTTCATTTCTGCAAGATGACACGAGACTGGTTTCAACCGGTGGTAATGACACCAGCGTTTTGCAATGGATCGTGTCCTAA
- the LOC107219152 gene encoding echinoderm microtubule-associated protein-like 2 isoform X4: MSTPDTMDTIDEAEQAWHEMLECETGSLIGRVADLERQSLAQRDEIVCLRATLADALRRIAQLEGRERREDDRIERRLERGLSSPIRNGHVPQRNSQATGSQKDLRLRQSSVASYRHSSGSSQDVRDAAASPRRPVSYTPPSQLPQRRSVHYQSTGSLHSDSPSSSSVSPVPSPSPRATPLPVARSPTTKTNGPPQSSLRRAKRWSSTGDFTHSPQSPAGVAAQLGGSSTRGMQYNEDEGTITMHLRGRPILLFPPTPFMESYDLHKVSTPPQSKLKLDWVYGYRGKDCRSNLHLLPTGEIVYFVAAVVVLYNPEEHSQRHYIGHTDDVKCIAIHPNKLLIATGQVAGTDRRDALPHIRIWNSVSLTTNHIIGTGEFDGAICCLSFSKADGGNLLCAIDETSDHNISIWDWQKGDRGMKLTETKCSVDTVVCAEWHPLERNQIVTCGKSHISFWSLDNGGMLYKRMGVFENRDKPKYVTCVAFNQNGDVLTGDSNGNIIVWARGTNTISRLVRNLHDGSIFSMCVLKDGTVVTGGGKDGRILHYDASLSLTGEEAQIEGHFGGIRTVSEGRGSQLLVGTTRNCILVGDLEMGFNPAVLGHTDEVWGLAAHPTLPQFATAGHDRLLQMWDSLSHSVVWSKDIGEQAQSVCFSPDGTVMIVGCTSGKCLAIDSETRELYTHHSDGSEPLQVVRFSPDGSSLAIGSRDNSIYIYQVNDDATKYSRVGRCMQKRTRGITGHSSFITHLDWSVDSQYLRSNSGDYELLYWNPGICRQIPKSSVLRDVDWATHSCIISFETIGVWPESADGTDINNCARSGDGKLLATGDDFGKVKLFSYPACQPKSLFHVYAGHSSHVTNVSFLQDDTRLVSTGGNDTSVLQWIVS; the protein is encoded by the exons ATGTCAACGCCGGACACGATGGACACTATAGACGAGGCTGAGCAGGCATGGC ACGAGATGCTAGAATGTGAGACTGGCTCGCTGATAGGCAGAGTGGCTGATCTCGAAAGACAATCGCTGGCACAACGCGACGAGATCGTATGTCTAAGGGCAACATTGGCGGATGCTTTACGAAGAATCGCCCAACTCGAGGgtagagagagaagagaagatgACAGAATCGAGCGAAGGCTGGAACGCGGCTTGTCGTCGCCGATTAGAAACGGTCACGTGCCGCAAAGAA ATAGCCAGGCTACCGGCTCTCAGAAAGATCTTCGGCTAAGGCAATCTAGTGTCGCATCCTACAGGCATTCGAGTGGCTCCAGTCAGGATGTTAGGGACGCTGCTGCTAGTCCTCGAAGACCAGTTAGCTATACCCCTCCGTCGCAGCTCCCTCAAAG AAGATCTGTACATTATCAGTCAACGGGTTCGCTCCACTCGGACAGTCCAAGCAGTAGCAGCGTTTCACCTGTGCCTTCGCCAAGTCCGAGAGCGACGCCGTTGCCTGTTGCAAG ATCACCAACGACAAAAACAAACGGACCGCCACAGAGTAGCCTTCGACGTGCTAAAAGGTGGTCTTCGACAGGGGATTTTACGCATTCGCCACAATCGCCGGCCGGGGTCGCGGCGCAACTCGGTGGTTCCAG CACGAGAGGCATGCAGTACAATGAGGACGAAGGAACGATCACGATGCATCTACGCGGGAGGCCGATACTCCTGTTTCCTCCAACGCCGTTCATGGAGTCCTACGACTTGCACAAGGTCTCCACGCCACCCCAAAGCAAGCTAAAATTGGACTGGGTTTACGGTTATAGAGGAAAGGACTGCAGGAGCAACTTGCACCTGTTGCCGACCGGTGAAATCGTCTATTTCGTAGCGGCGGTCGTGGTCTTGTACAACCCTGAGGAACACAGCCAAAGGCACTACATCGGTCACACCGACGATGTCAAATG CATAGCGATACACCCGAACAAGTTGTTAATAGCGACTGGCCAAGTGGCGGGAACTGACAGAAGAGATGCCCTT CCGCATATCAGGATATGGAACTCTGTGAGCTTGACGACGAATCATATCATTGGTACAGGAGAATTTGACGGGGCCATTTGCTGCCTGTCATTTTCAAAAGCAGACGGCGGTAATTTGCTATGCGCTATCGATGAGACGTCGGATCACAACATATCGATTTGGGACTGGCAGAAGGGTGATCGCGGCATGAAACTGACGGAGACAAAG TGTTCCGTTGACACGGTAGTTTGCGCCGAATGGCATCCGTTGGAGCGAAATCAAATAGTGACCTGCGGCAAGAGCCACATTTCGTTCTGGTCCCTCGACAACGGGGGTATGCTCTACAAGAGGATGGGGGTGTTTGAGAATCGGGACAAGCCTAAATACGTTACCTGTGTGGCCTTTAATCAAAATGGCGATGTTCTGACCGGAGATAGTAACGGAAACATCATCGTGTGGGCGAGAG GAACAAACACCATTTCTAGGCTGGTGAGAAATCTACACGACGGATCTATATTCTCGATGTGCGTATTAAAAGACGGAACCGTTGTCACCGGAGGTGGAAAAGACGGGAGGATATTGCATTACGACGCGTCTTTGAGTCTGACCGGAGAAGAGGCTCAG ATCGAAGGCCACTTTGGTGGGATAAGAACAGTTTCGGAAGGACGTGGGTCTCAATTGCTGGTTGGCACCACACGCAACTGCATCTTGGTTGGCGATTTGGAAATGGGTTTCAATCCAGCGGTCTTGGGACACACGGATGAGGTTTGGGGACTGGCTGCTCATCCCACCTTGCCACAATTTGCGACCGCCGGTCATGACCGGCTATTACAAATGTGGGACAGTCTGAGCCACTCCGTTGTGTGGAGCAAGGACATCGGG GAACAAGCACAGAGCGTGTGTTTCTCGCCAGACGGTACGGTGATGATCGTTGGTTGCACTTCTGGTAAATGTCTCGCAATCGATAGCGAAACAAGAGAATTATATACTCATCATTCCGACGGTTCTGAACCATTGCAA GTTGTGAGATTTTCGCCCGATGGATCGTCACTCGCGATCGGATCTAGAGACAACAGCATTTACATATATCAAGTGAACGATGACGCCACAAAGTACAGCCGCGTTGGAAGATGCATG CAAAAGAGGACTCGAGGAATTACA GGACACTCGAGTTTCATCACCCATCTCGATTGGTCGGTTGATAGTCAGTACTTGAGGAGTAACAGCGGGGATTACGAGTTGTTGTACT GGAATCCGGGTATTTGTCGGCAAATACCAAAATCGTCGGTGTTACGAGACGTCGATTGGGCGACGCACAGCTGCATCATTAGCTTCGAAACGATCGGCGTTTGGCCGGAAAGTGCGGACGGTACCGATATCAACAACTGCGCAAGAAGCGGGGATGGAAAATTGCTGGCAACCGGAGACGACTTTGGAAAAGTGAAACTTTTCTCTTATCCGGCCTGCCAACCAAAG TCTTTGTTCCACGTTTATGCCGGCCACTCGAGTCACGTGACAAACGTTTCATTTCTGCAAGATGACACGAGACTGGTTTCAACCGGTGGTAATGACACCAGCGTTTTGCAATGGATCGTGTCCTAA
- the LOC107219152 gene encoding echinoderm microtubule-associated protein-like 2 isoform X5, with the protein MSTPDTMDTIDEAEQAWHEMLECETGSLIGRVADLERQSLAQRDEIVCLRATLADALRRIAQLEGRERREDDRIERRLERGLSSPIRNGHVPQRNSQATGSQKDLRLRQSSVASYRHSSGSSQDVRDAAASPRRPVSYTPPSQLPQRRSVHYQSTGSLHSDSPSSSSVSPVPSPSPRATPLPVASTRGMQYNEDEGTITMHLRGRPILLFPPTPFMESYDLHKVSTPPQSKLKLDWVYGYRGKDCRSNLHLLPTGEIVYFVAAVVVLYNPEEHSQRHYIGHTDDVKCIAIHPNKLLIATGQVAGTDRRDALPHIRIWNSVSLTTNHIIGTGEFDGAICCLSFSKADGGNLLCAIDETSDHNISIWDWQKGDRGMKLTETKCSVDTVVCAEWHPLERNQIVTCGKSHISFWSLDNGGMLYKRMGVFENRDKPKYVTCVAFNQNGDVLTGDSNGNIIVWARGTNTISRLVRNLHDGSIFSMCVLKDGTVVTGGGKDGRILHYDASLSLTGEEAQIEGHFGGIRTVSEGRGSQLLVGTTRNCILVGDLEMGFNPAVLGHTDEVWGLAAHPTLPQFATAGHDRLLQMWDSLSHSVVWSKDIGEQAQSVCFSPDGTVMIVGCTSGKCLAIDSETRELYTHHSDGSEPLQVVRFSPDGSSLAIGSRDNSIYIYQVNDDATKYSRVGRCMQKRTRGITGHSSFITHLDWSVDSQYLRSNSGDYELLYWNPGICRQIPKSSVLRDVDWATHSCIISFETIGVWPESADGTDINNCARSGDGKLLATGDDFGKVKLFSYPACQPKSLFHVYAGHSSHVTNVSFLQDDTRLVSTGGNDTSVLQWIVS; encoded by the exons ATGTCAACGCCGGACACGATGGACACTATAGACGAGGCTGAGCAGGCATGGC ACGAGATGCTAGAATGTGAGACTGGCTCGCTGATAGGCAGAGTGGCTGATCTCGAAAGACAATCGCTGGCACAACGCGACGAGATCGTATGTCTAAGGGCAACATTGGCGGATGCTTTACGAAGAATCGCCCAACTCGAGGgtagagagagaagagaagatgACAGAATCGAGCGAAGGCTGGAACGCGGCTTGTCGTCGCCGATTAGAAACGGTCACGTGCCGCAAAGAA ATAGCCAGGCTACCGGCTCTCAGAAAGATCTTCGGCTAAGGCAATCTAGTGTCGCATCCTACAGGCATTCGAGTGGCTCCAGTCAGGATGTTAGGGACGCTGCTGCTAGTCCTCGAAGACCAGTTAGCTATACCCCTCCGTCGCAGCTCCCTCAAAG AAGATCTGTACATTATCAGTCAACGGGTTCGCTCCACTCGGACAGTCCAAGCAGTAGCAGCGTTTCACCTGTGCCTTCGCCAAGTCCGAGAGCGACGCCGTTGCCTGTTGCAAG CACGAGAGGCATGCAGTACAATGAGGACGAAGGAACGATCACGATGCATCTACGCGGGAGGCCGATACTCCTGTTTCCTCCAACGCCGTTCATGGAGTCCTACGACTTGCACAAGGTCTCCACGCCACCCCAAAGCAAGCTAAAATTGGACTGGGTTTACGGTTATAGAGGAAAGGACTGCAGGAGCAACTTGCACCTGTTGCCGACCGGTGAAATCGTCTATTTCGTAGCGGCGGTCGTGGTCTTGTACAACCCTGAGGAACACAGCCAAAGGCACTACATCGGTCACACCGACGATGTCAAATG CATAGCGATACACCCGAACAAGTTGTTAATAGCGACTGGCCAAGTGGCGGGAACTGACAGAAGAGATGCCCTT CCGCATATCAGGATATGGAACTCTGTGAGCTTGACGACGAATCATATCATTGGTACAGGAGAATTTGACGGGGCCATTTGCTGCCTGTCATTTTCAAAAGCAGACGGCGGTAATTTGCTATGCGCTATCGATGAGACGTCGGATCACAACATATCGATTTGGGACTGGCAGAAGGGTGATCGCGGCATGAAACTGACGGAGACAAAG TGTTCCGTTGACACGGTAGTTTGCGCCGAATGGCATCCGTTGGAGCGAAATCAAATAGTGACCTGCGGCAAGAGCCACATTTCGTTCTGGTCCCTCGACAACGGGGGTATGCTCTACAAGAGGATGGGGGTGTTTGAGAATCGGGACAAGCCTAAATACGTTACCTGTGTGGCCTTTAATCAAAATGGCGATGTTCTGACCGGAGATAGTAACGGAAACATCATCGTGTGGGCGAGAG GAACAAACACCATTTCTAGGCTGGTGAGAAATCTACACGACGGATCTATATTCTCGATGTGCGTATTAAAAGACGGAACCGTTGTCACCGGAGGTGGAAAAGACGGGAGGATATTGCATTACGACGCGTCTTTGAGTCTGACCGGAGAAGAGGCTCAG ATCGAAGGCCACTTTGGTGGGATAAGAACAGTTTCGGAAGGACGTGGGTCTCAATTGCTGGTTGGCACCACACGCAACTGCATCTTGGTTGGCGATTTGGAAATGGGTTTCAATCCAGCGGTCTTGGGACACACGGATGAGGTTTGGGGACTGGCTGCTCATCCCACCTTGCCACAATTTGCGACCGCCGGTCATGACCGGCTATTACAAATGTGGGACAGTCTGAGCCACTCCGTTGTGTGGAGCAAGGACATCGGG GAACAAGCACAGAGCGTGTGTTTCTCGCCAGACGGTACGGTGATGATCGTTGGTTGCACTTCTGGTAAATGTCTCGCAATCGATAGCGAAACAAGAGAATTATATACTCATCATTCCGACGGTTCTGAACCATTGCAA GTTGTGAGATTTTCGCCCGATGGATCGTCACTCGCGATCGGATCTAGAGACAACAGCATTTACATATATCAAGTGAACGATGACGCCACAAAGTACAGCCGCGTTGGAAGATGCATG CAAAAGAGGACTCGAGGAATTACA GGACACTCGAGTTTCATCACCCATCTCGATTGGTCGGTTGATAGTCAGTACTTGAGGAGTAACAGCGGGGATTACGAGTTGTTGTACT GGAATCCGGGTATTTGTCGGCAAATACCAAAATCGTCGGTGTTACGAGACGTCGATTGGGCGACGCACAGCTGCATCATTAGCTTCGAAACGATCGGCGTTTGGCCGGAAAGTGCGGACGGTACCGATATCAACAACTGCGCAAGAAGCGGGGATGGAAAATTGCTGGCAACCGGAGACGACTTTGGAAAAGTGAAACTTTTCTCTTATCCGGCCTGCCAACCAAAG TCTTTGTTCCACGTTTATGCCGGCCACTCGAGTCACGTGACAAACGTTTCATTTCTGCAAGATGACACGAGACTGGTTTCAACCGGTGGTAATGACACCAGCGTTTTGCAATGGATCGTGTCCTAA